A region of Armatimonadota bacterium DNA encodes the following proteins:
- a CDS encoding LptA/OstA family protein, with protein MTKKTIAGRLVASMLVFGACGAVSVYGAKQAKAQGMHLGSATALADHSEVDISGKSILLSGGVNVVTPDGQKISSDTMRLTMGPNPATGKDDLSSAVAEGHVVFIAKQAISATNAPAQKRTIQGSSDKITWDRYEGKAVLTGHVTVSSDDPVRKMTWRDAGSATIDLLAGKIVADRAPNGPQMTIEASSKAAPAAKKTTK; from the coding sequence ATGACGAAAAAGACAATTGCCGGCCGGCTGGTCGCTTCGATGCTCGTGTTCGGCGCCTGCGGCGCGGTGAGCGTATACGGGGCAAAGCAGGCCAAAGCCCAGGGCATGCACCTCGGATCGGCCACCGCTCTGGCGGACCATTCCGAAGTTGACATCAGCGGGAAGAGCATCCTCCTGTCCGGCGGTGTGAACGTTGTGACACCGGATGGACAGAAGATATCGTCCGATACGATGCGCTTGACGATGGGCCCCAACCCGGCGACGGGGAAAGATGATCTGTCGTCTGCCGTAGCCGAGGGGCACGTGGTGTTTATCGCCAAACAGGCCATCAGCGCGACGAATGCCCCGGCGCAAAAACGCACGATCCAGGGCTCTTCGGACAAGATCACGTGGGACCGCTACGAGGGCAAGGCGGTGCTGACCGGACATGTGACCGTGTCGTCCGATGATCCTGTCCGGAAAATGACGTGGCGCGACGCGGGATCGGCGACCATCGATCTGTTGGCCGGGAAGATTGTGGCGGATCGGGCCCCAAATGGCCCGCAGATGACGATTGAGGCAAGCTCCAAGGCCGCGCCCGCTGCGAAGAAGACAACGAAGTAG
- a CDS encoding class I SAM-dependent methyltransferase, with protein MQSQFTDLAPLYDSLMAEIPYEHWVDYVLKLAALEHHTVHRVLDVGCGTGSAAYLLADRGCEVVGFDASPQMIEVARRKAGGRRNPSFFVSRMEELNSSSTPSPFDTAISLFDTVNYVTDPTDLQRAFKAVFTVLEPGGLFIFDMNTPFALEMEMFTQNNLKSRGEPKYSWISKYNPLERLTTVDMSFYVKQGDTRVTVKETHFQRAYAVSEIHKMLAIAGLDVLDTFEAFTLKKPRASTDRAHIVARRPRI; from the coding sequence ATGCAATCCCAATTCACAGACCTGGCGCCGCTGTACGACTCCCTGATGGCGGAGATACCGTATGAGCATTGGGTGGATTACGTGCTCAAACTCGCAGCGTTGGAACACCACACCGTCCATCGAGTGCTCGATGTCGGCTGCGGCACCGGCAGCGCCGCTTATCTCCTGGCCGATCGTGGCTGCGAGGTCGTCGGTTTCGACGCTTCGCCGCAGATGATCGAGGTGGCCCGGCGAAAGGCCGGCGGCCGACGCAACCCGTCGTTCTTCGTTTCCCGCATGGAGGAACTGAACTCCTCCTCCACTCCGTCTCCTTTCGATACGGCCATCAGCCTCTTCGATACCGTCAATTACGTCACGGACCCGACGGATCTGCAGCGCGCGTTCAAGGCGGTCTTCACGGTGCTGGAGCCCGGCGGCCTGTTCATATTCGACATGAACACACCCTTTGCGCTCGAAATGGAGATGTTCACGCAGAACAACCTGAAATCCAGGGGCGAACCCAAATACAGTTGGATCAGCAAGTATAACCCTCTGGAGCGCCTGACGACGGTGGATATGTCCTTCTATGTCAAACAGGGCGACACCCGCGTTACCGTGAAGGAGACCCACTTTCAGAGAGCGTATGCGGTTTCCGAGATCCATAAGATGCTGGCGATTGCCGGTTTAGACGTCCTCGACACCTTTGAGGCGTTCACACTGAAGAAGCCGCGCGCTTCAACCGACCGGGCGCACATTGTGGCCCGGCGGCCCCGAATCTGA
- a CDS encoding metallophosphoesterase: MLTIIHTGDFHNRLGDGEAGRLAALRDGSGPCLLLDAGDAVGAGNLGFRPAGEPILERMSSLGYAAMALGNREAHLWRSIVEMKIKSAGYPVLSANITAGQPISGVEPFVELDVAGIRVGVVGVTVPMITKAMWTHHLCDLLFTNPLEAARDAAAELRPRVDLLVCLSHVGIKDDRRIAEEGLYDIVLGGHSHTVMPEPERIGGTWLCHTGSHARYAGVWTVERGSNGWKVIGQLHSLREEA; this comes from the coding sequence ATGCTGACGATAATCCATACGGGCGATTTCCACAACCGGCTCGGGGATGGCGAGGCGGGGCGCCTGGCTGCTCTGCGCGACGGCAGTGGGCCGTGCCTGTTGCTTGATGCGGGCGATGCCGTCGGCGCGGGCAACCTGGGATTCCGGCCGGCCGGGGAGCCGATACTGGAGCGCATGAGCTCTCTTGGTTACGCCGCGATGGCCCTGGGAAACCGGGAAGCCCACCTCTGGCGCAGCATCGTGGAGATGAAGATCAAATCGGCCGGTTACCCTGTACTGAGCGCCAACATCACGGCGGGTCAACCTATCTCCGGGGTGGAGCCGTTTGTCGAGCTCGATGTTGCCGGCATCCGGGTCGGGGTTGTGGGTGTGACCGTTCCGATGATCACCAAAGCGATGTGGACACACCACCTTTGCGACCTGTTGTTTACGAACCCTCTCGAAGCCGCTCGAGACGCCGCGGCGGAGCTCCGGCCGCGCGTTGACCTTCTCGTCTGCCTGTCACACGTAGGCATCAAAGACGATCGCCGGATCGCCGAGGAAGGCCTGTACGACATCGTGCTGGGCGGCCACTCCCACACAGTAATGCCGGAACCGGAACGCATCGGCGGGACCTGGCTCTGCCACACAGGCAGTCATGCGCGCTATGCGGGCGTGTGGACGGTGGAGCGGGGTAGCAACGGCTGGAAAGTGATCGGCCAGTTACACTCGCTGCGGGAGGAGGCGTGA
- the lptC gene encoding LPS export ABC transporter periplasmic protein LptC: MRIALASCAGMCGCGGPKTAPRPTLKPEVLPTVTGLAKGLELIGSDAKGRKLYSIRTLKSTQSAATADATLTHTRVTLYHEGTPDVVIEAPNARVDVKAKDLIMWGGLTARAVRTKASFRVDRMTWNAGTKAFKGTGSVRYERKPVYMTSDRVTGKTPLTKVNLDGNVHLAVKPE, encoded by the coding sequence ATGCGGATCGCTTTGGCGAGCTGTGCCGGCATGTGCGGGTGCGGCGGGCCGAAGACCGCCCCAAGACCAACCCTCAAGCCTGAGGTCCTGCCAACGGTCACCGGACTGGCGAAAGGCCTGGAACTGATCGGCAGCGACGCAAAGGGGCGCAAACTCTACTCCATCCGAACGCTGAAATCGACCCAAAGCGCCGCAACGGCAGACGCGACCCTAACGCACACGCGCGTGACGCTCTATCATGAGGGGACGCCCGACGTGGTGATCGAGGCGCCGAATGCCCGCGTGGATGTGAAAGCGAAAGATTTGATCATGTGGGGCGGACTGACCGCCCGCGCCGTACGGACGAAGGCTTCGTTTCGCGTGGACCGTATGACATGGAACGCCGGCACCAAGGCGTTTAAGGGGACCGGATCGGTGCGGTATGAGCGCAAACCGGTGTACATGACGTCCGACCGCGTGACGGGCAAGACCCCGTTAACAAAGGTTAACCTGGACGGCAACGTGCATTTGGCCGTTAAGCCCGAATGA
- a CDS encoding family 10 glycosylhydrolase, with translation MLRVRSIVLLFAAAGPCAAVQTSPVTPPPVTLPPGQPAVVSAAQAPAPPPNAVVLVERKAADWLSAAGVPAKVVTETQLPAALDGATLVVLPAQEIRRTDTVDALKAYTARGGRILATYWGPPGIKTAVAAPLSSLLSVNVTGWSGKGNNYIAGVGAGKPLFNGTGRLYLGRGYTVVATFIPPSQSGATTRGPQAGKPPAQPVAPSAPLPIAPSLPPFVAGRWVKQDGRPLRDKDTAVVQTAATIWIAENIFASGNDSPEVRRWFANAATTVAPALRLPAKQALLTGAQSRLDAARAAVTAARAQGVDAPFNEAQTSLDAATTALADAGKAMDLTGVQKALDIFDHALADASAQSTPSRTVEARAVWIEQSALTKSRDDIRRLVGRLADARFNVILPEVVYRGRTAYPGSVYQQDSRFAGFDPLRSLIDEAHKRGMEVHPWVWTLCVGYSGEQGPILRSNPEWAARDKAGRTMTDGNRSFWLSPAVPAARTVMRNVIRELAARYDIDGIHLDYLRYNSPWFDYSDDARAAYKAATGEDPSGISSVSPAYVKWHLWREEQVNTLVREIHSDLASVRPGTKLSAAVYQTPDDARRDRLQDWAFWLKNRWLDWVAPMTYTLDASELSRWLTADEAAAKDSAHLVPGLDAGAASDPLALSAQIAAARSVPAQGIAIFSASGLTDDQLRSLRIGAFRSAAMTPWKDPGRAATALATASAQMFGAQAAPDDATATAARNAASAITAWSAGTAGQKAAASPPEARDKALSDARYSPARNLLEDARRIVAASLLLAPEAGLKPSPPPITTVANPNPLPAVYVPMTTAMITVDGKLDEPAWQSAATADLTHTSDGPRAKVGAVVKLLRDATTLYIGFTCPEPNMAALTAGVTDRDGAVYNDDSVEVFLAPNAVGLPYYHFVVGAGGGTWDDRTGDRAWNARWTSMVTRDASAWTVEIAIPFSSLNASPAGPWRANFARNRRPDGPSFITWSTPYGSYHNPDRFGNLTF, from the coding sequence GTGCTGCGAGTCCGTTCCATAGTCCTGTTATTCGCCGCGGCCGGACCGTGCGCCGCCGTCCAGACGTCACCGGTGACGCCGCCCCCGGTGACGCTGCCCCCCGGTCAGCCGGCCGTGGTGTCCGCGGCTCAGGCGCCGGCGCCCCCGCCCAACGCGGTTGTACTCGTCGAGCGCAAGGCTGCCGACTGGCTCTCTGCCGCCGGCGTCCCGGCGAAGGTGGTGACGGAGACACAACTGCCCGCGGCATTGGACGGCGCCACCCTGGTCGTCCTGCCGGCGCAGGAGATACGACGGACGGACACGGTTGACGCGCTGAAGGCCTACACTGCCAGGGGCGGCCGCATTCTGGCGACATATTGGGGCCCTCCGGGCATCAAGACGGCTGTCGCCGCGCCGCTCTCCTCCCTGCTGAGCGTCAATGTGACCGGTTGGAGCGGCAAGGGAAACAACTATATCGCTGGGGTCGGCGCGGGCAAGCCGCTTTTCAACGGAACGGGGCGCCTTTATCTGGGTCGGGGATACACCGTTGTCGCCACCTTCATACCGCCGTCTCAGTCCGGCGCCACGACGCGGGGCCCGCAGGCCGGAAAGCCCCCCGCACAGCCAGTCGCTCCCTCTGCCCCCCTCCCCATCGCGCCCTCGCTGCCTCCGTTCGTGGCCGGGCGATGGGTTAAACAGGATGGCCGGCCGCTTCGAGACAAGGACACCGCCGTCGTCCAGACCGCTGCGACAATCTGGATTGCGGAAAACATCTTCGCAAGCGGCAACGATTCGCCGGAGGTGCGACGCTGGTTCGCCAACGCTGCTACCACGGTGGCTCCAGCGCTGCGTCTTCCCGCGAAACAGGCCCTGCTCACCGGCGCACAGTCGCGCCTCGATGCCGCCCGCGCCGCCGTCACCGCCGCCCGGGCCCAGGGAGTGGATGCGCCGTTCAACGAAGCGCAGACATCGCTGGATGCCGCCACAACCGCCCTGGCTGATGCGGGGAAGGCGATGGATCTGACCGGCGTTCAGAAAGCTCTGGACATCTTTGATCACGCTCTGGCCGATGCGTCGGCGCAATCGACCCCATCCCGCACCGTCGAAGCCCGCGCCGTTTGGATAGAGCAGAGCGCCCTCACGAAATCACGGGACGACATCCGCCGCCTCGTCGGTCGGCTGGCGGACGCCCGCTTCAACGTGATTCTGCCCGAGGTCGTGTACCGGGGGCGCACTGCCTACCCCGGCAGCGTGTACCAGCAGGATTCTCGATTCGCCGGCTTCGACCCTCTCCGCTCTTTGATCGATGAAGCCCATAAACGCGGAATGGAAGTACACCCGTGGGTCTGGACATTGTGCGTGGGCTACTCCGGCGAACAAGGGCCCATTCTGCGCTCAAACCCCGAATGGGCTGCTCGCGACAAGGCCGGACGCACGATGACGGACGGCAACCGGTCGTTCTGGCTCAGCCCCGCCGTTCCGGCTGCCCGCACCGTCATGCGAAACGTCATCCGCGAGCTCGCGGCGCGCTACGACATTGACGGCATCCACCTGGACTACCTCCGCTACAACAGCCCCTGGTTCGATTACTCGGACGATGCGCGAGCCGCCTACAAAGCGGCAACCGGCGAAGACCCATCCGGCATCTCGTCAGTCAGTCCGGCGTACGTTAAGTGGCACTTGTGGCGCGAAGAACAGGTCAACACACTCGTTCGGGAAATCCACAGCGACCTTGCCTCCGTCAGGCCGGGTACGAAGCTGAGCGCCGCTGTGTATCAAACGCCTGACGATGCGCGCCGCGACCGCTTGCAGGACTGGGCCTTCTGGTTGAAGAATCGCTGGCTGGATTGGGTGGCGCCGATGACGTACACCTTGGATGCTTCGGAGCTGAGCCGGTGGCTTACCGCCGATGAGGCCGCCGCGAAAGACTCCGCCCACCTCGTCCCCGGTCTCGACGCAGGCGCCGCGAGCGACCCGCTGGCCCTGAGCGCACAGATCGCCGCCGCCCGGTCCGTGCCGGCCCAGGGAATAGCGATTTTCTCTGCGAGCGGCCTGACCGATGACCAGCTTCGCAGCCTGCGTATCGGGGCGTTCCGATCCGCGGCGATGACACCTTGGAAGGATCCGGGCAGAGCCGCCACCGCCCTTGCCACGGCATCCGCCCAGATGTTCGGCGCACAGGCGGCGCCCGACGATGCCACCGCCACGGCCGCCCGGAACGCAGCCAGCGCCATCACAGCTTGGTCCGCCGGGACCGCTGGACAAAAGGCCGCGGCGTCGCCGCCGGAGGCTCGGGACAAGGCGCTGTCCGACGCCCGTTACAGCCCCGCTCGGAACCTGCTGGAGGACGCGCGGCGGATCGTGGCGGCATCACTCCTCCTCGCGCCCGAAGCGGGGCTCAAGCCCTCCCCGCCGCCCATCACCACCGTCGCGAATCCCAACCCTCTGCCGGCCGTTTACGTGCCGATGACCACCGCAATGATCACGGTTGACGGAAAACTCGACGAGCCCGCCTGGCAAAGCGCCGCGACCGCCGACCTGACGCATACGAGCGATGGACCTCGCGCGAAGGTCGGCGCCGTCGTCAAGCTCCTCAGGGATGCGACGACACTCTATATCGGGTTCACGTGCCCGGAACCGAATATGGCGGCGCTGACCGCGGGTGTCACAGACCGGGACGGCGCGGTCTACAACGACGATTCCGTGGAAGTATTCCTCGCGCCCAATGCCGTCGGGCTGCCGTACTATCATTTCGTCGTCGGCGCCGGTGGCGGAACTTGGGACGACAGAACCGGGGACAGGGCCTGGAACGCGCGATGGACGTCGATGGTAACCAGGGACGCATCAGCATGGACCGTCGAGATCGCCATCCCGTTCAGCTCGCTGAACGCCTCGCCGGCCGGGCCGTGGCGCGCCAACTTTGCCCGCAATCGCCGCCCGGACGGCCCGTCGTTCATCACCTGGTCGACGCCCTACGGCAGCTACCACAACCCAGACCGCTTCGGCAATCTGACGTTCTGA
- a CDS encoding HAD family hydrolase, which translates to MQTSDDVLARARRIKMVAMDVDGVLTDGALVLGDGGESKVFHARDGLGVSVARRAGLSFAIVTGRDSVAVRTRAEELRIEVLLQGCRNKGDALRRIAADHGLDVDEIAFVGDDWNDLPALRIAGLTAAPADAPFDIRRRCDFVASMKGGHGAVREFLEWLLDAQGGWANAAERWVETLEANGEARQ; encoded by the coding sequence ATGCAAACTTCCGATGACGTTCTGGCGCGGGCGCGCCGGATCAAAATGGTAGCGATGGACGTGGATGGCGTTTTGACGGACGGCGCCCTCGTGCTTGGCGACGGCGGAGAGTCGAAGGTGTTCCACGCGCGGGATGGCCTGGGCGTGAGTGTGGCTCGCCGCGCCGGGCTGAGTTTCGCGATTGTGACGGGACGCGATTCGGTGGCGGTGCGCACTCGCGCCGAGGAATTACGGATCGAGGTTCTGTTGCAGGGTTGCCGCAACAAGGGCGATGCGCTGCGGCGGATTGCGGCGGATCACGGCTTGGACGTCGATGAGATCGCGTTTGTGGGGGACGATTGGAACGACCTTCCGGCGCTCCGCATCGCGGGTCTGACGGCGGCCCCCGCGGACGCCCCGTTCGACATCCGTCGGCGATGCGATTTCGTGGCGTCGATGAAGGGTGGGCACGGCGCGGTGCGGGAGTTCCTGGAGTGGCTTCTGGACGCGCAGGGCGGCTGGGCCAATGCGGCGGAACGCTGGGTGGAGACGCTGGAGGCCAATGGCGAAGCCCGGCAGTGA